A DNA window from Leptolyngbya sp. KIOST-1 contains the following coding sequences:
- a CDS encoding ABC transporter substrate-binding protein, with translation MLPGQPCGTCGTVHLGSHSQFMATMPQDPVDMVDDLVKMGIYKQNQLRAADTVNAYELRKALFLKRVGRNDPQREKLILALCKQAGGLENAFAAAFGPQAGLFFADSVRASGATRREFLKNMAVGAALVTLASCAGGGNDPTVEEAEAAPVDTSNLEKTDIQVGFIPITCATPIIMSEPLGFYEKYGFNASVVRMPSWGAVRDSAIAGELDAYHMLAPMPIAMTLGLGSAAFGVRLASIQNINGQAITVAERHRGNVSGPEDFRGFVIGVPFPYSMHNLLIRYYLASGGLDPDVDVQIRPVPPPDSIAQLIAGDIDAMLMPDPFNQRAVFEGAGYIHMLTRDLWDGHPCCAFTASDDWITAHPNAFRALNKSIIEAAVYAQDAANRPEIAAAISDRAFLNQPVEVVEAVLTGNFEDGQGNTLSVPDRIDFDPYPWQSFAKWISSQLVRWELFGDGNTPETVSNTDIEAVGQEVFLTDLARELALELGEQPPFDTDRVETLAFDTFDPDAPVDYVKSQIDEFGK, from the coding sequence ATGTTGCCGGGACAACCCTGCGGCACCTGTGGCACCGTACACCTGGGTAGTCACTCGCAGTTCATGGCCACCATGCCCCAGGATCCCGTCGACATGGTTGACGACCTGGTTAAAATGGGAATTTACAAGCAAAATCAGCTGCGGGCCGCCGACACCGTCAACGCCTACGAGCTACGCAAGGCGCTGTTTTTGAAGCGGGTGGGGCGCAACGACCCCCAGCGCGAAAAGCTGATTCTGGCCCTCTGCAAGCAGGCCGGCGGTCTGGAAAATGCCTTTGCGGCGGCCTTTGGTCCCCAAGCAGGCCTGTTTTTTGCCGATTCGGTACGGGCCAGCGGCGCCACCCGGCGCGAGTTTCTCAAGAATATGGCTGTGGGGGCGGCCCTGGTCACCCTGGCAAGCTGTGCAGGCGGCGGCAACGACCCCACGGTGGAGGAGGCCGAAGCAGCCCCCGTTGACACCAGCAACCTGGAGAAGACCGATATTCAGGTGGGCTTTATTCCCATCACCTGCGCCACGCCGATCATCATGTCGGAGCCGCTGGGGTTCTATGAAAAGTACGGCTTCAACGCCAGCGTGGTGAGAATGCCCAGCTGGGGCGCGGTGCGCGATTCGGCGATCGCAGGCGAACTCGACGCCTACCACATGCTGGCCCCAATGCCCATCGCCATGACCCTGGGCCTGGGCTCCGCCGCCTTCGGCGTACGCCTGGCCAGTATCCAAAATATCAACGGTCAGGCCATTACCGTTGCCGAGCGCCACCGGGGCAATGTCAGCGGCCCCGAAGACTTCCGTGGCTTTGTAATTGGGGTGCCCTTCCCCTACTCCATGCACAACCTGCTGATTCGCTACTACCTGGCCTCTGGCGGCCTCGACCCTGACGTGGATGTGCAGATTCGCCCGGTGCCGCCGCCGGACAGCATCGCCCAGTTGATTGCGGGCGATATCGACGCCATGCTGATGCCCGACCCCTTCAACCAGCGGGCCGTGTTTGAGGGCGCTGGCTATATCCACATGCTGACTAGGGATCTCTGGGATGGCCATCCCTGCTGCGCGTTCACCGCCAGCGACGACTGGATCACCGCTCACCCCAACGCCTTCCGGGCTCTGAACAAGTCCATCATTGAGGCCGCGGTCTACGCCCAGGATGCGGCCAATCGACCCGAGATTGCCGCCGCCATCTCCGATCGCGCCTTTTTGAACCAGCCGGTGGAGGTGGTGGAGGCCGTGCTCACCGGCAACTTTGAGGACGGCCAGGGCAACACCCTGTCGGTGCCCGATCGGATCGACTTTGACCCCTACCCCTGGCAAAGCTTCGCCAAGTGGATCTCCTCACAGCTGGTGCGCTGGGAGTTGTTCGGGGATGGCAATACCCCCGAAACCGTCAGCAACACCGACATTGAGGCCGTAGGTCAGGAGGTATTTCTGACCGATCTAGCTCGCGAGCTGGCCCTAGAGCTGGGCGAACAGCCCCCCTTCGACACCGATCGCGTCGAAACCCTGGCCTTTGACACCTTTGATCCCGATGCCCCCGTGGACTACGTAAAAAGCCAGATCGACGAGTTTGGCAAGTAG
- the ntrB gene encoding nitrate ABC transporter permease, with translation MAVSSAPPGLANAERQAPPWRNENVRAFGLFMLSLGLFLLVWEVGASSGWFTRGVPTASATLREFWWWVSNPFFKNGPNDMGIGWNLLISLRRVAIGYIAASLVAVPLGILIGISPVAFKAFNPYIQLLKPISPLAWLPLGLYLLRDSEKTGIFIIFISSMWPTLINTTFGVANVNQDYLDVSKTLGASRLRTIVKVIIPAALPNIVSGLRISMGIAWLVIVAAEMLLGTGLGYFIWNEWNNLSIPNILVAIFIIGLTGLVLDSLFAALEKFVAFGRNS, from the coding sequence ATGGCAGTCAGTTCTGCTCCGCCTGGATTAGCTAATGCCGAAAGACAGGCTCCCCCCTGGCGCAATGAAAATGTACGGGCCTTTGGGCTGTTTATGCTCTCCCTGGGGCTGTTCCTGCTGGTATGGGAGGTGGGGGCCAGCTCCGGGTGGTTTACCCGGGGGGTGCCCACCGCCAGCGCCACGCTCAGGGAGTTCTGGTGGTGGGTGTCGAATCCGTTTTTCAAAAACGGTCCCAACGACATGGGCATCGGCTGGAATCTGCTGATCAGCCTGCGGCGGGTGGCGATTGGCTACATCGCCGCCTCCCTGGTGGCGGTGCCCCTGGGCATTCTGATCGGCATTTCCCCCGTGGCGTTTAAGGCGTTTAATCCTTACATTCAGCTGCTCAAGCCGATTTCGCCCCTGGCCTGGCTGCCCCTGGGCCTCTACCTGCTGCGCGATTCAGAAAAGACCGGCATTTTCATCATTTTTATTTCCAGCATGTGGCCAACGCTGATCAATACCACCTTCGGCGTAGCCAACGTCAACCAGGATTACCTGGATGTGTCTAAAACCCTGGGGGCCTCGCGGCTGCGCACCATCGTCAAGGTGATTATTCCGGCGGCGCTGCCCAACATTGTCTCGGGACTGCGGATCAGCATGGGCATTGCCTGGCTGGTGATTGTGGCGGCGGAGATGTTGCTGGGTACGGGCCTGGGCTACTTCATCTGGAACGAGTGGAACAATCTGTCGATTCCCAACATTCTGGTGGCCATCTTCATTATCGGGTTGACGGGCCTGGTGCTGGATAGCCTGTTTGCTGCCCTGGAGAAATTTGTTGCATTTGGTCGAAACTCATGA